The region ACTGCTGCATAACTGTAGTCCAGTCACTGACCTTGTGCTTTCCCACATAGACAAAGTCAAGGTGTCCAACTGCAGAGTCATCGTCCACTGCTTGGCAGGCATTTCCCGCTCCGCCACCATCGCCATTGCCTACATCATGAAGACCATGGGCCTCTCTTCAGATGACGCATACAGGTAACTCCTCACATCTTCTGAGTCTTCTTCTCTGTCATCCCAGTCGGATCAGAGCAAGGCTCGTCTTCTGTCCTCACTGGGCCTTCTGGGATTCCCTCTGGCTAGAGAGCGATTAAATGAGATCCACAAAACCCGAAGATCATGGCCCTCAAGGCCCTTCGAAGACCCTAGACCTTTCTCCTAGAGTTTCAGTTTTACAGATAACTGACTTTTTACGTGGCagcaaaactaaaaatgtaGTTTTCTACTGTAGACAAGTCTTCAAAATACGTTTTaaatctgaacaaaaaaaatgtgtattaaatattttaaataaaatgtctatTAAAGCCCTTTTCACAGGATGTAGCACCGAGCCTGACCGTTAGTACTGGATTGAGCAATATCAGTAGAAAGCTGTTGACCATAAACAATAATGTACACATCAGGACGTTGTGTTCTGTTTCCCTTTTGAAGCCAAAGGAAGGCAGTGTTTACTCCAAGATGGGCTCAACAAAGATTGCATGTATTGTGCTCATACTTAGCAGAGGAAAACTAAACTCTGTTTTACTGTCCTTAAGGTTTGTGAAAGACCGGAGGCCCTCGATATCACCCAATTTCAACTTCCTGGGGCAGCTGCTAGAGTTTGAGAAGGGGCTGAAGCTGCTCAAAGCCTGGTCCGCCAGCCCCAGCAAACCCCTGGCGGAGAGACGCGAGGAAGAGGCGGAGCAGAAGGCCCTGGAGCCCAGCGCTGGGCGTCCTGGAGGCCTGGAGAATGGGGGCACGGCGTGGGAGGCTCCGGAGACAGAACCACAGTCAAGAGCCCCTGAGCCTGAGCCAGAGAAAGGGGAGTCCAAACTGGCCTCACCTACGTCGCTGCAGCAGGGCCTGAATGGCCTGCACCTGTCGGCGGAGCGCATCCTGGACACCAACCGTCTCAAGCGCTCCTTCTCGCTGGACATCAAGTCGGCCTACTCCCCCAGCCAGTGCCCCAGGGCCACCCCGGTCATAGCTGTCACGCCCATGGCCTCGGAGGACGTCCCCAAGCTCTGCAAGCTGGACAGTCCCCGAGCCGCCAACGGCTTTTGCCAGTTCTCGCCGGTCCTGGACAGCCCGGGAGCAGGAGAGGCGAGCGGGGAGGCCAGGGCGCGGCAGCGCAGGAAAGGGAAGCACAACAGCAGCGCTGGGAGCTCCCCAGCCCACTCCCTGAGCTTGAACTTCGGCCGGACGGGGCCCGTGCACAAGAGCCCCAGCCTGGATGAGAACCTGAAAGCATCGCTCTTGCTGACCCTGCCCGGTGGCCACCAGCCGCTGGCGAGCTCCAACGGAGTGTGGACCAAGCACAGGGAGTCCGTACAGGCCACCAGCCCTGGCACCCCCACTGGCGAGAGCCCCTGGTACTTTGGCGCAGACTCCCCGGCCGCTGGAAGCTCGGTGCACTTCGGGAGCAGCTCGGCCTACGTATCGTTCGGATGCAGCGGGCTGGCCGGCAGCTGCGAAGCTGTCCGGCTCCGGGAGAAGCCCCAGGAGCACCGAGACTCTCGGGGGAGCTGGCACGAGGACGGCGCCCCCGGCGCAGCGGACAAGCAGTACAAACGGCGGAGCTGCCAGATGGAGTTTGAGGACGGGATCTCCGAGACTCGGGCCAGGGAGGATTTGGGGAAGATTGGCAAGCAGTCAAGCTTCTCCGGGAGCATGGAGATCATCGAGGTCTCCTGACCCGCAGGCCGAGGGAAAGGAACTGTGTAACCGGAACAGGGATTTGGGGTCGGGGATGGGAAGGGGTggttatttataatataaatctattttattttgtttgcatttacgATTCAAAGAGAATGACGTCAAAGGACAAGTCTGTGGTCTCTGTCTCTGAGCGTGCCAGGAAAGGGGGGGGGCGGAAGCAGTCCGTGGCCTCTTTAAGAAGGAAAGAGGCTTCAGAGCTCAGAGCGTAAAGAGGGGCAAGATGCCAGAAAGCGATTACCTGGAGGCTTCCTCCACACCCATTCAAGTTCAAGTGTATGTTTCAGGAAAATCTAAAATCTTCCATCCAGGCGTTCCCCCTGGGAATCTTTACAATccgtttgtgttttattttgctgcTTTATCATACCATGGTGTCAAAAGAACACTAATTGGGGCTGTATTTCTGTCTTGATGACGTTGCTGTGTAATGGTGTCAGGTCTGGGGGACGCCATGCCTCAGCACAAGGAGCGGCATTGGACTTCGAGGCCCTGCGGTACCTGAGCCGCGATATTCTGTGGTACTCTGTTAATATGAAGGATTACTCCTTAGGGAGAGTGGGTTTCCCCCCTGCAACTCTTGTTCAAATGAAGAACGAATCAAGCCATGCCGAGTTTTAATGCCCAACATGGTATACCCTAGTGAGAAGCGTTCGGAGGAAGTGCTCACGTGACCCCTCTCCCCTCACccagtgtttgtttttgtgtttgggAATGACCCTGGTGTTTCAATATTTGGTGATTTACAACAGAAATTCTTTGTTGGTGTTTGAAGTCACATGTGCAGCAGGTGTTTATTATTCCCAGCAAAGCAAATTCTGAGAGACGCTGCCCACACACGCTTCCTGCTTCTCCCTGAAGTATATTCTGAGCATGCTCAGAGCAGTAGGAAACAGAGACACGAGAAGCTGTGCAGAAACAGCACTAagctttatatatatttatatatataaagtaaataattttaCTGCAATTTTAATGGACTTTTAATATTTCCTCCAGtatagttttaatttattttatctgtTCATTCTGGCAATGAGAAATAATATAATGTTGgtggatttttttgttttcttttttactgtatggtatttatgaaaaaaactacaacacactcacacacacacatctttgAGCAATACAATTTCTCTTTCTCCGCGTCGGCAAGGGAGGCTGATGGCTGAAGCTTAGGGAAGCATCTATGTTTCAGTGcttaaaggaaaaaatagaGGGTCTGCAGACATCGAGAACCTGGGTTCTCAGAAGTGTGAAATCACCGCTTGCAGAAATCCCAAATTCTGAAGTTGTTGCACTTCTGCAGCGCACACCCACGGTACTACCCTTTACCCCAGCTCTTGCAACTTTTAGGACTCATTGGGGCTTTAATTAGGTTGAAGTGGAGCTTTCTGGAACACTGCGTCATTATTGTGTTTACAACAGACAAGACACAATTAAGGGTAACAGGGAGAATATCACATTATTTGTGCCCTTTTTCATCCATTGTTTCTGCGTTGTAtttatgaatttatttatttggtaACTGTTAGCTTGTCAGGATAGCACCGCGAGGTTTACGAAGAATGACAGACGCACTTTCATGCACAAGTTTCAAAACCAGAATCCAACCCACGCACAGTAAGCTGGAGACACCAGTAGAGTTAGCTCTTTTCAATTCCCACAAAAGAAATACTTTTGATGGTGGGCGAAAACCAACCCCTACAGTCTTCCAAGCTTTTCTAGTATGTTAGTAATGCTGACCAAATGGCTTGCAGTGTGGTGTTGTTCATCCCAATAGGTGTtccgatttgaaaagtctgttgGCATAGTCTAGAAACTAGTGTAGGTGTGTAGTATGGAGAAGGCTGGCTAGAGTCAGCTTTGCTAGTTCACAATCTGGGAATCTACAGTGCTGACACTGGTAAGCTTCTTTGTATCAACAAGTAAAGTTCGAAGTTAAATTTGATGTGACCAGCTAGCATCTTTAATATTTGTTCATCTGTGcccattgttttaaatgcagcCTTATAATGTGCCAGTACAGTGAGTGCAGTTCTTTCTTCTAAAATACTTAGATCTGTATCCTTTAATACTGTCATGGAATGTTAAAATGGGAGTTACAAAAGCTATGAAAACAAGACGTGCTCCTCTTTAGTATTGGCATTTTCCTACCGAAACAGTATTGTTCCACCATCTTTGGGACTTCTTAATTTGGGAATTGACGTAAATTGAGCTGAACCTCAGGAAGTATAGTAAAGAGCCTCGGCGCTGTGTTAAGTCTGTGTCCTTTAGTCCTTTAGATCTTCACAGCCGCGAGCTGCTATAGCTGACACTGAAGAGAGAAGTTTCAAACTTGGGATCTATAATGCTGCATATATTTTCTGGGAGAAAAACATCCAAAGTTAGGTTGATTGTAAAACCATTTCACAAATCTTCAAAAGTCAAAACCCCTGTCAGTGTTCAGATTTTCTGTTAATTATATCTGTTAGAATAATAGTACAGTTGTTATTCCTGCTTACCTGGGCTACAGTGAAAGCTGGATCTTTAAAGCAGCCGTGACTAAACTTTATTGAAGGAGTTGCTGTCTTGAGACCAAAGAGCATTTCCACATCAATTCTTAAAAGGTTTGCTGATCGGCTTCGTATGGTTACTCATTTTAGCTATAAGCTACAGCAAGAGGCATAGATGGAGATGTGTAACCTAAGCAACTGCTCACTTTGGTTCGAGAGCATTTCTGAAAGTTGACAAATCTGAAGTGAGACCTTAGGACCTACCCAAAGAATTTACCCTGTGCTTAGGTTAATCTCCCCTGATTGCTTTCACTCTCCCATTTGGTATTTTTTCTCTGACCAGGAATAAAAATGCCGAAATATTATATCTTAGCCAGTGAACTTACCTTCTTTCTCGGGATGAAGAGCATTTCCTGCTGCAAGCCATACACGACTTGCGCTTGCCCAGCATTGCCTTGCCCGGTTCCCTGGGAAATGGGCTCCCTTAAGCTGTGTcccctgtacagtatacactggTGTTCCTCAGTCTTGGTTCTGGAGGGCCAGACTCCTGCAGGTTGCATGGGTAACCACAAACCCCAGGAAACTGTAGGAAATAAAAGGCTGATTTCCTGTGAACTGATTGACAGCTCCAGGAACATTAAGGCCctccagaaaagagctaaatACGCCAGGCCATAAAGTATTCCCCCACCTCCCTCGCCCGTAAACACCCACTCAAGGATGCTTCATCAACACTTGTTGTTCTCAGGGTAATTCCCCTTAGGAAAAGCCTCGATGACAACATCAGCACAATTCAGGTTTCTCTGTCCAATTGCAGACATAAATGTGAgggatttttttctgtgctttaagtgAATGGTAATGCTCTCCTAGAGTGCTAATGATTTTTCTTGATAGGATTTCTGTATGGCAACCTTTGACTTTGACTTTTTTGTGAGGCTGTAAGTTAACACCTGGAATGACTCATTATTTTTACTCTGTGAGAgatgttattttttcctttcttttttaatattattgttatttaaaaaccATGTAATGAAAAGATGCAGGCTAtcctgattattattattattattattgttattactgtTGCTGATGTTATTGTTATCTTATTGTAAATAGCAATGTATCTAAAATGGATgaatttaggtaacttttttggaaaaaaaacatccgaTACCTTAGGCTGCTTGACGCAAAATACCTCAGGATCTATTGAAAGGCTTTTTTCCTCCCCTTGTACctgttttgtgaaaatgaaaaatgaaatatacaaaaaagaaaatttcaTCTCAGGTTTGTTTTTAACTTCGAAAAAATgccagtaaaatgaaaaaatgaaaacaaaggtgcaatatttttttaacttttataagTATTCTGGAGTAGTCAAAAAGGGGATAAACACAAGAGTAGCGGAGAAATCTTTTCTACTTTTCCACACAGCACAAATGAATCATTCTGGAGCATCAAAGCGTGGACTGATGGCTTTTATGAACATAGACGGAGGGATTCAGGCAGAGATCACCACCTGTTGGCTACAGACAGTATCTCTCATTGGTAGGATCTCAGAGTAATGACTTGATACAGAGCTACCAAAAGACTGAATAGAATGGAAGAACTCTTATAGCCACAGTGCAGTTTGGAACGTGATTGCACCAGAAGATAGTTTCGTACAGATTTTCTTGCAGTGCAGAACCTACAGATGTATGCTCATGCACAGCCGTATCAAGACAGGAGGCTAGAGAAACCCTGAGCTCTTCTGGTGCCTCCTCGGTGTTAGATCATCGAACCTTGAACCAGTCTCCTGACCTGTCTGTGC is a window of Lepisosteus oculatus isolate fLepOcu1 chromosome 21, fLepOcu1.hap2, whole genome shotgun sequence DNA encoding:
- the dusp8a gene encoding dual specificity protein phosphatase 8 isoform X2; this encodes MAEEKVRRDLMDTRRLASLLQRGVERPLVIDSRTFSEYNTSHVLSSVNVCCSKLVKRRLLQDKVSITELLQPSSKLKVDLSRKQEVVVYDQSTKDASLLSSDSFVRILLGKLEGSFQRVSLLTGGFAAFSSCFPALCEGKPAAILPMSISQPCLPVANVGPTRILPHLYLGSQKDVLNKDLMAQNGITYVLNASNTCPKPDFICESHFMRIPVNDNYCEKLLPWLDKSNDFIDKVKVSNCRVIVHCLAGISRSATIAIAYIMKTMGLSSDDAYRFVKDRRPSISPNFNFLGQLLEFEKGLKLLKAWSASPSKPLAERREEEAEQKALEPSAGRPGGLENGGTAWEAPETEPQSRAPEPEPEKGESKLASPTSLQQGLNGLHLSAERILDTNRLKRSFSLDIKSAYSPSQCPRATPVIAVTPMASEDVPKLCKLDSPRAANGFCQFSPVLDSPGAGEASGEARARQRRKGKHNSSAGSSPAHSLSLNFGRTGPVHKSPSLDENLKASLLLTLPGGHQPLASSNGVWTKHRESVQATSPGTPTGESPWYFGADSPAAGSSVHFGSSSAYVSFGCSGLAGSCEAVRLREKPQEHRDSRGSWHEDGAPGAADKQYKRRSCQMEFEDGISETRAREDLGKIGKQSSFSGSMEIIEVS
- the dusp8a gene encoding dual specificity protein phosphatase 8 isoform X1, which produces MLELSGGREEACNNREVHFQPEQQSSRARESARAAEPRCSSSRSHFLCVLLSVSQSALATLLGPRLFYLILLLGGGGGFFFFLFFWGPSLGFFCSVTRASMPVDIVIAPPEESFWTEMHESEMKLKIRVRRMKEGRDLRGGFAAFSSCFPALCEGKPAAILPMSISQPCLPVANVGPTRILPHLYLGSQKDVLNKDLMAQNGITYVLNASNTCPKPDFICESHFMRIPVNDNYCEKLLPWLDKSNDFIDKVKVSNCRVIVHCLAGISRSATIAIAYIMKTMGLSSDDAYRFVKDRRPSISPNFNFLGQLLEFEKGLKLLKAWSASPSKPLAERREEEAEQKALEPSAGRPGGLENGGTAWEAPETEPQSRAPEPEPEKGESKLASPTSLQQGLNGLHLSAERILDTNRLKRSFSLDIKSAYSPSQCPRATPVIAVTPMASEDVPKLCKLDSPRAANGFCQFSPVLDSPGAGEASGEARARQRRKGKHNSSAGSSPAHSLSLNFGRTGPVHKSPSLDENLKASLLLTLPGGHQPLASSNGVWTKHRESVQATSPGTPTGESPWYFGADSPAAGSSVHFGSSSAYVSFGCSGLAGSCEAVRLREKPQEHRDSRGSWHEDGAPGAADKQYKRRSCQMEFEDGISETRAREDLGKIGKQSSFSGSMEIIEVS